The following coding sequences lie in one Vespula pensylvanica isolate Volc-1 chromosome 7, ASM1446617v1, whole genome shotgun sequence genomic window:
- the LOC122630761 gene encoding chromodomain-helicase-DNA-binding protein Mi-2 homolog isoform X6 yields the protein MASDEEVEESYAGEDDLDETGGQVSNISQQVDGSSDAEKSPILEEDDDYEPEERKKKKGKKRKARSEDKKGKKKKKKKKSDSGDESDFGGGDVGDAAGDDSDYAGNRKSRKSSSRKSSSHNESATQGQEPTTGMPTIEEVCNTFGLTDVQIEYSDADFQNLTTYKLFQQHVRPLLAKENPKVPMSKLMMLVAAKWRDFSELNPHTQPDADASSTNVDDDSRNVRTNRSGPVQEAEDEEDDDEDSDRKRKSRGTRAKKGKKASKVPTLKIKLGKRKRGSSDEEAEGSGAGSDRDSDMEFEQMLANAEKGSGGDGNMKAGAEEGEVEPPAEPPVRRKAKTKIGNKTKKKKKTKTTSKFPDGEEGLQTDHQDYCEVCQQGGEIILCDTCPRAYHLVCLEPELEETPEGKWSCPHCEGEGIAGAAEDDDEHMEFCRVCKDGGELLCCDSCTSAYHTHCLNPPLSEIPDGDWKCPRCSCPPLRGKVAKILTWRWKECPETPSEEPSTSKAAPKQRKIREFFVKWADMSYWHCDWVTELQLDVFHPLMFRNYSRKYDMDEPPKLEEPLDESDSRVKRLKEQDGATNRDEYNLEERFYRYGVRPEWLVVHRVINHRLQRDGRAIYLVKWRELGYDQATWEDEHEDIPGLKQAIEYYLDLRAANCCDGSSSRKGKKGKGKKSKTRELIDDEERTPKRYTPPPDKPTTDLKKKYERQPEYLDQTGMQLHPYQLEGLNWLRYSWGQGIDTILADEMGLGKTIQTITFLYSLYKEGHCKGPFLVSVPLSTIINWEREFETWAPDFYCVTYVGDKDSRMVIRENELSFEEGAVRGIRASKIRSSQIKFNVLLTSYELISIDSACLGSIDWAVLVVDEAHRLKSNQSKFFRLLASYNIAYKLLLTGTPLQNNLEELFHLLNFLCRDKFNDLAAFQNEFADISKEEQVKKLHEMLGPHMLRRLKADVLKNMPSKSEFIVRVELSPMQKKYYKYILTRNFEALNPKGGGQQVSLLNIMMDLKKCCNHPYLFPAASQEAPTGPNGNYETSALIKAAGKLVLLSKMLKKLRDDGHRVLIFSQMTKMLDILEDYLEGEGYKYERIDGNITGAQRQEAIDRFNAPGAQQFVFLLSTRAGGLGINLATADTVIIYDSDWNPHNDIQAFSRAHRIGQANKVMIYRFVTRNSVEERVTQVAKRKMMLTHLVVRPGMGGKGANFSKQELDDILRFGTEELFKEEEGKEDEAIHYDDKAVAELLDRSKEGIEQKENWANEYLSSFKVASYVTKEGETEEEADTEIIKQEAENTDPAYWIKLLRHHYEQQQEDIARTLGKGKRVRKQVNYNDGGVTGDQGARDDQPWQENLSDYNSDFSAPSDDDKEDDDFDEKGDGDLLSRRSRRRLERRDEKDRPLPPLLARVNGNIEVLGFNARQRKAFLNAIMRYGMPPQDAFNSQWLVRDLRGKSEKNFKAYVSLFMRHLCEPGADNAETFADGVPREGLSRQHVLTRIGVMSLIRKKVQEFEHINGYYSMPEMIRKPVEPVKVDATGDAATGTSSTSATPATSNAPSPSPAATPTPTSASGTMTSENNKANADSSETKDSKDDQKEKEGNDSKDPKEDSKDKEEDDGSKDKEKDKEDIKKEIKKEIKKEEKEMEIDISDKDKDKNDGKDEKGSTKHDVKTETGENKQKESEEDVVIVKDDEEETEKREDKDTKEKDTKDCDSEILKPKRKFMFNIADGGFTELHTLWLNEEKAAVPGREYEIWHRRHDYWLLAGIVTHGYGRWQDIQNDIRFAIINEPFKMDVGKGNFLEIKNKFLARRFKLLEQALVIEEQLRRAAYLNLTQDPNHPAMSLNARFAEVECLAESHQHLSKESLAGNKPANAVLHKVLNQLEELLSDMKSDVSRLPATLARIPPVAQRLQMSERSILSRLAATAPGGFSGGQLPATFAGAANFGNFRPQYSVPGQPPQGFTGQ from the exons ATGGCATCGGACGAAGAGGTGGAAGAAAGCTACGCGG GAGAAGATGATCTGGATGAAACTGGAGGTCAGGTTTCTAATATTAGTCAACAAGTAGATGGCTCATCTGATGCAGAGAAATCTCCAATATTA gaagaagatgatgattatgaacctgaggaaagaaaaaagaagaagggtaaAAAACGGAAAGCACGCAGTGAGGATAAAAaaggcaagaaaaagaagaaaaagaaaaagtctgATTCTGGagat GAAAGTGATTTCGGTGGTGGAGATGTTGGCGATGCAGCAGGTGATGACAGCGACTATGCAGGCAACAGGAAGAGCAGAAAGTCTTCGTCGAGGAAATCATCGAGTCATAATGAGTCAGCTACACAAGGGCAGGAACCCACAACTGGAATGCCAACAATAGAAGAAGTGTGCAACACCTTTGGTTTAACTGATGTACAAATAGAATACTCTGATGcagattttcaaaatttaacgACATACAAACTGTTTCAACAACATGTTAGACCACTTTTAGCAAAAGAAAATCCTAAA GTTCCCATGTCCAAACTGATGATGCTGGTAGCAGCTAAGTGGCGAGACTTCTCCGAGCTGAATCCACACACCCAACCGGATGCAGATGCGTCGTCTACAAATGTGGATGACGATAGCAGAAATGTAAGAACAAATCGCAGTGGACCGGTGCAAGAGGCCGAGGAtgaagaggacgacgacgaggatagTGATCGAAAAAGGAAGTCTAGAGGAACTAGGGctaaaaaaggcaaaaaagcATCTAAAGTACCAACGCTTAAAATAAAACTTGGAAAACGTAAAAGGGGAAGTTCA GATGAAGAGGCGGAGGGAAGCGGGGCAGGGTCTGATCGCGATTCCGACATGGAGTTCGAACAAATGCTGGCCAATGCAGAAAAAGGATCTGGTGGGGATGGAAACATGAAGGCAGGCGCAGAAGAGGGTGAGGTTGAACCACCGGCAGAACCTCCTGTTCGCAGAAAGGCAAAGACTAAGATCGGCAACAAaactaagaagaaaaagaagacaaaaactACATCTAAATTTCCAGATGGAGAAGAAGGTCTTCAG ACTGATCATCAAGATTACTGCGAAGTGTGTCAACAAGGTGGAGAAATCATATTATGTGATACCTGCCCAAGAGCATATCATTTGGTGTGTTTAGAACCTGAATTAGAAGAAACACCAGAAGGAAAATGGAGTTGTCCTCATTGCGAAGGAGAAGGTATTGCAG GTGCAGCAGAAGATGACGATGAACATATGGAGTTTTGTAGAGTGTGTAAAGATGGTGGTGAATTGTTGTGTTGTGATAGTTGCACAAGTGCTTATCACACACATTGTTTAAATCCTCCCCTGTCAGAAATTCCAGATGGTGACTGGAAATGTCCTAGGTGTTCTTGTCCGCCATTACGTGGCAAAG TTGCAAAAATATTAACGTGGAGGTGGAAAGAATGCCCGGAAACGCCATCAGAAGAACCTTCAACAAGCAAAGCAGCACCAAAGCAACGTAAAATACGCGAGTTTTTCGTAAAGTGGGCCGATATGTCTTATTGGCATTGTGATTGGGTCACAGAACTACAATTGGATGTTTTCCATCCACTTATGTTCAG AAATTACTCGCGTAAATACGATATGGATGAACCGCCGAAATTAGAAGAACCATTGGATGAAAGTGACTCTCGTGTAAAGAGATTGAAAGAACAAGATGGTGCTACTAATAGAGatgaatataatttagaaGAACGATTTTATCGTTATGGTGTACGTCCTGAATGGCTCGTTGTTCATCGAGTCATTAACCACAGACTTCAACGAGACGGTCGAGCGATATATCTTGTTAAATGGAGAGAACTAGGCTACGATCAAGCTACTTGGGAAGATGAACACGAAGATATACCAGGATTGAAACAAGCTATAGAATATTACTTAGATTTAAGGGCAGCAAATTGTTGCGATGGTAGTTCGTCTCGTAAGGGTAAGAAAG GTAAGGGTAAAAAGTCTAAAACACGCGAACTCATCGATGACGAAGAGAGAACACCGAAACGTTACACACCACCGCCAGATAAACCAACTACCGATCTTAAGAAAAAGTACGAACGTCAACCGGAGTATTTGGATCAAACAGGAATGCAGTTACATCCTTATCAATTAGAG GGTTTAAATTGGTTGAGGTATTCATGGGGACAAGGCATAGATACTATATTAGCGGATGAAATGGGTCTAGGCAAAACTATACAAACCATaacgtttttatattctctttataaAGAAGGCCACTGTAAAGGACCTTTTCTTGTATCTGTTCCACTCTCAACGATTATTAATTGGGAACGTGAATTTGAAACTTGGGCACCTGACTTTTACTGCGTTACCTATGTTG GTGACAAAGATAGCAGAATGGTGATCCGTGAAAACGAATTGTCCTTTGAAGAAGGAGCTGTTCGTGGCATCCGAGCATCTAAGATTAGATCGTCTCAAATAAAGTTTAACGTATTATTAACAAGTTACGAATTGATTTCCATAGATTCAGCTTGTTTGGGTTCGATAGATTGGGCTGTACTTGTCGTTGACGAGGCTCATAGATTGAAATCGAATCAGTCGAAATTTTTCCGATTACTTGCATCTTACAATATTGCATACAAACTTTTGCTAACCGGTACACCGTTACAGAATAATTTAGAAGAATTGTTTCACTTATTGAACTTCTTATGTCGAGACAAATTCAACGACCTAGCAGCATTCCAAAATGAATTCGCTGATATCTCGAAGGAAgaacaagtaaaaaaattacacgagATGCTTGGACCGCACATGTTGCGACGATTAAAAGCTGACGTCTTGAAG AATATGCCAAGCAAATCGGAATTCATAGTCAGAGTTGAATTATCACCGatgcaaaagaaatattacaaatatattttaacgagaaaCTTCGAAGCTCTTAATCCTAAGGGTGGAGGCCAACAAgtatctttattaaatataatgatgGATCTTAAGAAGTGTTGCAATCATCCCTACTTATTTCCCGCTGCATCGCAAGAAGCACCTACTGGACCTAACGGAAATTACGAGACATCGGCATTAATTAAAGCTGCTGGAAAATTAGTTTTATTGAGCAAGATGTTAAAGAAATTAAGGGACGATGGTCATAGAGTTCTCATATTCTCTCAGATGACTAAGATGTTGGATATACTCGAAGATTATTTAGAGGGAGAAGGATACAAATACGAGAGAATAGATGGTAACATTACAGGTGCACAGAGACAGGAAGCTATCGATAGATTTAATGCTCCTGGTGCACAACAATTTGTGTTTTTACTCTCGACGCGTGCTGGTGGATTAGGTATCAATCTGGCAACAGCAGATACCGTAATCATTTATGATTCCGATTGGAATCCGCATAACGACATTCAAGCGTTCAGTAGAGCACACAGAATTGGTCAAGCCAATAAAGTTATGATTTATAGGTTTGTCACTCGTAACTCGGTTGAAGAAAGAGTGACGCAAGTAGCTAAACGTAAAATGATGCTTACACATTTGGTTGTTCGACCAGGCATGGGTGGTAAAGGTGCTAATTTCAGCAAACAAGAACTCGATGATATTCTTCGATTTG GTAccgaagaattatttaaagaggaagaaggtaaGGAAGATGAAGCAATTCATTACGACGATAAAGCAGTAGCCGAATTGTTGGATAGAAGCAAGGAAGGTATTGAGCAAAAGGAAAATTGGGCGAATGAGTACTTAAGTTCGTTTAAAGTTGCCTCTTACGTTACGAAAGAAGGTGAAACCGAAGAAGAAGCGGACACCGAGATTATTAAGCAAGAAGCTGAAAATACTGATCCAGCGTATTGGATCAAGTTATTGAGGCATCATTATGAGCAACAACAAGAAGATATAGCTAGAACACTTGGAAAGGGTAAAAGAGTTCGGAAACAAGTTAATTATAACGACGGTGGTGTCACGGGTGATCAAGGTGCAAGAGACGATCAACCGTGGCAAGAAAATTTGTCGGATTATAACAGCGACTTTAGTGCACCGAGTGACGACGATAAGGAGGACGATGACTTCGATGAAAAGGGCGACGGAGATTTGTTATCTCGTAGAAGTAGACGAAGATTGGAAAGGCGAGATGAAAAGGATAGACCTCTTCCTCCGTTACTTGCTCGAGTAAATGGTAACATTGAGGTATTGGGTTTTAATGCTAGACAACGAAAAGCATTCCTAAATGCTATTATGCGTTATGGTATGCCTCCGCAAGATGCATTTAATTCTCAGTGGTTGGTACGAGATCTAAGAGGGAAGtcagaaaagaatttcaaagcTTACGTTTCACTTTTTATGCGACACCTTTGCGAGCCAGGTGCCGATAATGCGGAAACATTTGCGGATGGGGTACCAAGAGAAGGTCTTAGCCGACAACATGTTTTAACGAGAATCGGCGTAATGTCTTTGATTAGGAAAAAGGTCCAAGAATTTGAACACATTAATGGATATTATTCCATGCCAGAAATGATTCGTAAACCAGTAGAACCAGTAAAGGTAGATGCTACTGGTGACGCAGCAACAGGCACTAGTAGTACAAGCGCAACACCTGCTACTTCGAACGCACCTAGTCCCAGTCCTGCTGCTACGCCAACGCCCACGTCCGCATCTGGCACGATGACTAGTGAAAATAACAAAGCTAATGCTGACTCATCAGAGACAAAGGATTCCAAGGACgaccaaaaggaaaaagag GGTAATGATTCTAAAGATCCCAAAGAAGATTCTAAAGACAAAGAGGAGGATGACGGCAgtaaggataaagaaaaggataaggaAGACattaagaaggaaataaaaaaagaaattaaaaaggaagaaaaggaaatggagATAGACATATCGGATAAGGATAAGGATAAGAATGATGGAAAGGATGAGAAAGGTTCGACAAAACATGATGTAAAAACGGAGACAGGAGAAAATAAGCAAAAGGAATCCGAGGAGGATGTTGTTATCGTTAAAGACGATGAAGAGGAAACGGAGAAACGAGag gaTAAAGATACGAAGGAGAAGGATACAAAGGACTGTGATTCTGAAATACTTAAACCTAAGCGTAAATTCATGTTCAATATTGCTGACGGTGGTTTCACGGAACTGCATACTTTGTGgttaaatgaagaaaaagctGCTGTACCTGGTCGTGAATATGAAATTTGGCATCGAAGACACGATTACTGGTTATTGGCTGGTATCGTCACTCATGGATACGGTCGTTGGCAAGACATTCAAAATGATATAAG ATTCGCAATAATTAACGAACCATTCAAGATGGACGTCGGAAAGGGTaactttttagaaataaaaaataaatttttggcCAGGCGTTTCAAACTTCTGGAACAGGCATTAGTGATAGAAGAACAATTGAGGAGGGCCGCGTACCTGAACTTAACGCAGGATCCCAATCATCCTGCAATGAGTCTCAATGCCCGATTCGCCGAAGTTGAGTGCCTTGCCGAATCACATCAACACCTTAGCAAAGAAAGCCTTGCTGGCAATAAACCTGCGAATGCAGTACTGCACAAG GTATTAAATCAATTGGAGGAATTATTGTCTGATATGAAATCAGATGTCAGTCGTTTACCAGCAACATTAGCACGTATTCCTCCGGTTGCTCAAAGACTTCAAATGTCCGAGAGGTCGATATTGAGTCGATTAGCCGCAACTGCTCCAGGAG GTTTTTCTGGAGGACAATTGCCGGCCACGTTTGCAGGAGCCGCCAATTTTGGAAACTTTAGACCACAATACTCAGTACCGGGTCAACCACCTCAAGGTTTTACAGGTCAGTGA